One Nostocoides sp. HKS02 genomic window carries:
- a CDS encoding ABC transporter ATP-binding protein, with protein sequence MDAPISVTGLRKTYAGRPAVDGLDLQIEPGEIFALLGPNGAGKTTTVEILEGFRRRDAGTVSVLGRDPDDGGLDWRNRIGIVLQTSTGLDLITPREALASTAKVYRTPRDVDEVLAAIGLRDKADDRVGKLSGGQRRRLDVGLGIIGAPELLFLDEPTTGFDPQARRDFWDLIRGLADGGTTMLLTTHYLDEAEHLADRVGVIAAGSMLAVDTPANLGGRASSEATVSWEDGAGIRHTERTTSPTRLVATLAAQLGGEVPKLTVTRPSLEDTYLALIAPHEVVA encoded by the coding sequence GTGGACGCCCCGATCAGCGTGACCGGGCTGCGCAAGACGTATGCCGGGCGGCCGGCGGTGGACGGGCTCGACCTGCAGATCGAGCCGGGCGAGATCTTCGCCCTGCTCGGCCCCAACGGTGCGGGCAAGACGACCACCGTCGAGATCCTCGAGGGCTTCCGTCGGCGTGACGCCGGCACCGTCAGCGTGCTCGGACGCGACCCCGACGACGGGGGTCTCGACTGGCGCAACCGGATCGGCATCGTGCTCCAGACCTCGACCGGCCTCGACCTCATCACGCCCCGTGAGGCGCTCGCGAGCACGGCGAAGGTCTACCGCACCCCGCGCGACGTCGACGAGGTCCTCGCGGCGATCGGCCTGCGCGACAAGGCCGACGACCGGGTCGGGAAGCTCAGCGGCGGGCAACGCCGCCGCCTCGACGTGGGGCTGGGCATCATCGGGGCGCCCGAGCTGCTGTTCCTCGACGAGCCGACCACCGGCTTCGACCCCCAGGCCAGGCGTGACTTCTGGGACCTCATCCGCGGCCTGGCCGACGGGGGCACCACGATGCTGCTGACGACCCACTACCTCGACGAGGCCGAACATCTCGCCGACCGGGTCGGCGTGATCGCGGCCGGGAGCATGCTCGCCGTGGACACCCCCGCCAACCTGGGCGGGCGCGCGTCGTCGGAGGCGACGGTGAGCTGGGAGGACGGGGCCGGCATCCGCCACACCGAGCGGACGACGTCGCCCACCCGGCTGGTCGCCACGCTGGCTGCGCAGCTGGGTGGTGAGGTCCCCAAGCTCACCGTCACCAGGCCGTCGCTGGAGGACACCTACCTCGCCCTCATCGCCCCGCACGAGGTCGTCGCGTGA
- a CDS encoding ABC transporter permease has translation MNVVAIGWDRTRLELKMYFREKEAVFFSFVFPILMLAMFATIFGNSFTDSRDVNAARFFLPGMTAAGVMLTSFQSMALSVSAERDDGTLKRLRATPMPPLSYFLGKVGLVAITSLAQFALLVGLAAAAFGVHLPSDGAHWLRFAWVFLLGVATGTVLGIAYSSLASSARSAGAIVIAPMLILQFISGVYFAFRDLPVWLKQVASVFPLKWIAQGMRSVFYPDDWRTQEMARAWEPGRTALVLGAWCLAGLVLCATTFRWTRRGTT, from the coding sequence GTGAACGTCGTCGCGATCGGCTGGGACCGGACCCGCCTGGAGCTGAAGATGTACTTCCGCGAGAAGGAGGCGGTGTTCTTCTCGTTCGTCTTCCCCATCCTCATGCTGGCGATGTTCGCCACCATCTTCGGCAACTCCTTCACGGACTCACGCGACGTCAACGCCGCGCGGTTCTTCCTGCCCGGGATGACCGCGGCGGGCGTCATGCTGACGAGCTTCCAGTCGATGGCGCTGAGCGTGTCCGCCGAGCGCGACGACGGCACCCTCAAGCGCCTACGCGCCACCCCGATGCCGCCGCTGTCCTACTTCCTCGGCAAGGTCGGGCTGGTCGCGATCACCTCGCTCGCACAGTTCGCCCTGCTGGTCGGGCTGGCCGCGGCGGCGTTCGGGGTGCACCTGCCGTCCGACGGCGCGCACTGGCTGCGCTTCGCGTGGGTGTTCCTGCTGGGCGTCGCGACCGGCACCGTGCTGGGGATCGCCTACTCCTCGCTGGCGTCGTCGGCGCGCTCAGCGGGGGCCATCGTCATCGCGCCCATGCTGATCCTGCAGTTCATCTCCGGGGTCTACTTCGCGTTCCGGGACCTGCCGGTGTGGCTCAAGCAGGTCGCCTCGGTGTTCCCGCTCAAGTGGATCGCCCAGGGCATGCGCTCGGTGTTCTATCCAGACGACTGGCGCACCCAGGAGATGGCTCGGGCGTGGGAACCGGGGCGCACGGCGCTGGTCCTCGGGGCCTGGTGCCTGGCTGGGCTCGTGCTGTGCGCGACGACGTTCCGCTGGACCCGACGCGGCACGACCTGA
- a CDS encoding DedA family protein, with protein sequence MHSLSTNWMDPQWLLTHFGSQFFWVAAAIVFVECGLLFPLLPGDSLLFAIGLFISTGDFSMNLVLAMVLLSIAAFAGNVVGYEIGRAVGTPLYQRDGRVLKKKYFDQSHAFFEKHGAKALVIGRFVPVVRTFITLVAGVSRMDRRHFLVWSAVGAVGWVWAVTLLGYFLGKSFPALKDHLELAILGIVLLSLVPMVVEVVRARRSGSEAETLADERPAPEEVGDGRA encoded by the coding sequence ATGCACTCCCTGAGCACCAACTGGATGGACCCTCAGTGGCTCCTGACCCACTTCGGCAGCCAGTTCTTCTGGGTCGCTGCCGCGATCGTCTTCGTGGAGTGCGGGCTGCTGTTCCCGCTGCTGCCCGGCGACTCGCTGTTGTTCGCGATCGGGCTGTTCATCAGCACCGGTGACTTCAGCATGAACCTCGTGCTCGCCATGGTGCTGCTGAGCATCGCCGCCTTCGCGGGCAACGTCGTCGGCTACGAGATCGGGCGGGCGGTCGGCACGCCGCTCTATCAGCGCGACGGCCGCGTGCTCAAGAAGAAGTACTTCGACCAGAGCCACGCCTTCTTCGAGAAGCACGGCGCCAAGGCCCTGGTGATCGGCCGGTTCGTGCCCGTCGTGCGCACCTTCATCACCCTGGTCGCCGGCGTGAGCCGGATGGACCGTCGGCACTTCCTCGTCTGGAGTGCCGTCGGCGCCGTCGGCTGGGTGTGGGCCGTCACCCTGCTGGGGTACTTCCTCGGCAAGTCCTTCCCCGCCCTGAAGGACCACCTCGAGCTGGCGATCCTGGGCATCGTCCTGCTGTCCCTGGTGCCGATGGTCGTCGAGGTCGTCCGTGCCCGGCGGTCCGGGTCCGAGGCTGAGACCCTCGCGGACGAGCGCCCCGCCCCCGAAGAGGTCGGCGACGGGCGGGCGTAG
- a CDS encoding TrmH family RNA methyltransferase — MNEQVGVGPWPGNGQPSGQGDWPVGDHWDPELLRDGDRRNVVDRYRYWRHEAIVADLDTRRHDFHVAVENWGHDFNIGSVIRTANAFNAKAFHIVGKRRWNRRGAMVTDRYQHEHHHAEVADLVAWAASAGREGHGIPLIGIDNLPGSRPLETYDLPRECVLVFGQEGPGLSEDMRAACDVVLHIEQFGSTRSINAGAAAAVAMHAWVRRHVFGQSVGSG, encoded by the coding sequence GTGAACGAGCAGGTCGGCGTGGGTCCTTGGCCGGGAAACGGGCAGCCGAGTGGGCAGGGGGACTGGCCGGTCGGTGACCACTGGGACCCCGAGCTGCTGCGCGACGGCGACCGCCGCAACGTCGTGGACCGGTACCGGTACTGGCGCCACGAGGCGATCGTCGCCGACCTCGACACCCGGCGACACGACTTCCACGTCGCGGTGGAGAACTGGGGCCACGACTTCAACATCGGCTCGGTGATCCGCACCGCCAACGCCTTCAACGCCAAGGCCTTCCACATCGTCGGCAAGCGCCGGTGGAACCGTCGCGGTGCGATGGTGACTGACCGCTACCAGCACGAGCACCACCACGCCGAGGTGGCCGACCTCGTCGCCTGGGCGGCCTCCGCGGGAAGGGAGGGCCACGGCATACCGCTCATCGGGATCGACAACCTGCCGGGCTCGCGCCCGCTGGAGACCTACGACCTGCCCCGCGAGTGCGTCCTGGTGTTCGGCCAGGAGGGGCCGGGGCTGTCCGAGGACATGCGCGCAGCCTGCGACGTCGTGCTCCACATCGAGCAGTTCGGGTCGACCCGCTCGATCAACGCAGGTGCCGCGGCCGCGGTGGCGATGCACGCGTGGGTGCGCCGGCACGTGTTCGGCCAGTCGGTCGGCTCCGGCTGA
- a CDS encoding GNAT family N-acetyltransferase translates to MTPDELLATFHAQIRLADRDAETGHVVERDGLVHRNYPRDPAERGAMIESPEGLGDDPGAVIAAQRTFFAERGQSVEWKTYSYDEPADLPARLAAAGFEAEEVEALILGELEVLADLAESVPDGLRLRAIVADDLPRVAQFQDSIWGAGSSWVTGKHFGELAADPDHMQGCLVERVDDGVVVTASWVRLTPETQFCGLWGGSTLESYRRRGLYRASVGYRARLALARGARYVRVDASPNSRPILQRLGLHQVATTTPFVLTP, encoded by the coding sequence GTGACCCCTGACGAGCTCCTTGCCACGTTCCACGCCCAGATCCGGCTTGCCGACCGCGACGCCGAGACCGGGCACGTGGTCGAGCGCGACGGGCTCGTGCACCGGAACTACCCGCGTGACCCCGCCGAGCGCGGCGCGATGATCGAGTCGCCAGAGGGTCTCGGTGACGACCCGGGTGCGGTCATCGCGGCGCAGCGGACCTTCTTCGCCGAGCGGGGGCAGAGCGTCGAGTGGAAGACGTACTCCTACGACGAGCCGGCCGATCTCCCGGCCCGGCTTGCGGCGGCCGGGTTCGAGGCGGAGGAGGTGGAGGCGCTGATCCTCGGGGAGCTCGAGGTGCTCGCCGACCTCGCCGAGTCGGTGCCCGACGGCCTGCGGCTGCGCGCCATCGTCGCCGACGACCTGCCGCGCGTGGCGCAGTTCCAGGACAGCATCTGGGGTGCTGGCAGCTCGTGGGTCACCGGCAAGCACTTCGGTGAGCTCGCCGCCGACCCCGACCACATGCAGGGGTGCCTCGTCGAGCGCGTGGACGACGGCGTGGTGGTGACGGCGAGCTGGGTGCGGCTCACCCCGGAGACGCAGTTCTGCGGCCTCTGGGGCGGCTCGACCCTCGAGTCCTACCGCAGGCGAGGGCTCTACCGGGCCAGCGTCGGGTACCGCGCGCGCCTGGCGCTCGCCCGCGGCGCGAGGTACGTGCGGGTCGACGCGTCGCCGAACTCCCGGCCGATCCTGCAGCGGCTCGGGCTGCACCAGGTGGCCACGACGACTCCTTTCGTCCTGACGCCCTGA
- the fbaA gene encoding class II fructose-bisphosphate aldolase, protein MPIATPEVYADMLDRAKAGSFAYPAINVSSSQTLNAAIRGFAEAGSDGIVQVSTGGAEYLSGPTVKDMVSGSLALAAYAHEVAKKYDVNIALHTDHCPKDKLDGFVRPLLAASTERVKAGGTPWFQSHMWDGSAVPLEENLVIARELLEACQAARVVLEIEVGVVGGEEDGVEGKIDEKLYSTPQDAIATARALGTGEHGYYLTALTFGNVHGVYKPGNVKLRPEILKAAQDAVHQEFATPDDKPFHLVFHGGSGSAPEEIAAAVDYGVVKMNVDTDTQYAFTRPVAGFMLTNYDGVLKVDGEVGNKKAYDPRAWGKEAEAGMAARVVEACQNLRSAGTHS, encoded by the coding sequence ATGCCCATCGCCACCCCTGAGGTGTATGCCGACATGCTCGATCGCGCGAAGGCTGGCTCCTTCGCGTACCCGGCCATCAACGTCTCGTCCTCCCAGACGCTCAACGCCGCGATCCGGGGGTTCGCCGAGGCCGGTAGCGACGGCATCGTCCAGGTCTCCACGGGTGGGGCCGAGTACCTCTCCGGCCCGACCGTGAAGGACATGGTCTCGGGGTCGCTGGCCCTCGCGGCATACGCCCACGAGGTGGCCAAGAAGTACGACGTGAACATCGCCCTGCACACCGACCACTGCCCCAAGGACAAGCTCGACGGTTTCGTCCGGCCGCTGCTCGCGGCGAGCACCGAGCGGGTGAAGGCCGGTGGGACGCCGTGGTTCCAGTCGCACATGTGGGACGGCTCGGCGGTGCCGCTGGAGGAGAACCTCGTCATCGCGCGCGAACTGCTCGAGGCCTGTCAGGCGGCGCGGGTGGTCCTCGAGATCGAGGTCGGGGTCGTCGGCGGCGAGGAGGACGGCGTCGAGGGCAAGATCGACGAGAAGCTCTACTCCACCCCGCAGGACGCCATCGCCACCGCGCGGGCGCTCGGCACGGGCGAGCACGGGTACTACCTGACCGCCCTGACCTTCGGGAACGTCCACGGCGTCTACAAGCCCGGCAACGTCAAGCTGCGCCCCGAGATCCTCAAGGCCGCGCAGGACGCGGTGCACCAGGAGTTCGCGACGCCCGACGACAAGCCGTTCCACCTCGTCTTCCACGGCGGGTCGGGTTCTGCGCCGGAGGAGATCGCGGCGGCCGTCGACTACGGGGTCGTGAAGATGAACGTCGACACCGACACCCAGTACGCCTTCACCCGTCCCGTGGCCGGCTTCATGCTGACCAACTACGACGGTGTCCTCAAGGTCGACGGCGAGGTCGGCAACAAGAAGGCCTACGACCCACGCGCCTGGGGCAAGGAGGCCGAGGCGGGCATGGCCGCCCGCGTGGTCGAGGCCTGCCAGAACCTGCGGTCGGCTGGCACCCACTCATGA
- a CDS encoding DUF3151 domain-containing protein yields the protein MSDNLLGIPETHLPEDPAAAQLEAGVAPDQVAAAYPTSSLAWATLAEDALADGRTVEGYAYARTGYHRALDTLRKSGWRGQGPVPWEHVPNRGFLRALAALSQAAGAIGETPEQERCAQFLRDSSPTGASQLGF from the coding sequence ATGAGTGACAACCTGCTGGGCATTCCCGAGACACACCTGCCCGAGGACCCCGCCGCCGCACAGCTCGAGGCGGGCGTGGCCCCCGACCAGGTGGCCGCGGCATACCCGACGTCGTCGCTGGCCTGGGCCACGCTGGCCGAGGACGCCCTCGCCGACGGGCGCACGGTCGAGGGGTACGCCTATGCGCGCACCGGCTACCACCGCGCCCTGGACACCCTGCGCAAGAGCGGCTGGCGCGGCCAGGGTCCGGTGCCGTGGGAGCACGTGCCCAACCGTGGCTTCCTGCGTGCGCTCGCGGCGCTGTCGCAGGCGGCTGGGGCGATCGGCGAGACGCCCGAGCAGGAGCGGTGTGCGCAGTTCCTGCGTGACTCGTCGCCGACGGGTGCCAGCCAGCTCGGCTTCTGA
- a CDS encoding AAA family ATPase, whose amino-acid sequence MTGQDHPTTKATSAEVAREIAIEQSHVDLVYAELAKAQTRAGLIEADGLARGRTDRTGDVRDEELTGLFERDALVFNAARRRSTLDTQYEGLVFGRLDLDHALTSGQAPSTSAAGREVRYIGRLGVRDDDYEPLVVDWRAPAAAAFYRATPVEPMGVLRRRVLRCKGSDVVGVEDDLMVAEAPEDLVVVGDGALLAALTRSRGARMRDIVATIQRHQDEAIRASARGITEITGGPGTGKTVVALHRAAYLLYSDRRRFESGGILVVGPSAAYTAYIERVLPSLGEESVTLRSLGDVIDGVTANRLDTPAVAAIKGSVTIRRLLARAAADAPPDAPEQFRAFVGGQAVRVDRPALDRIRAQVLRNHQRNLAAKAVQQALAEAAWASVRDGDRAEFMDRFDDHLEVDAFLQRWWPQVDPREVLLWLADAERTRRYGHGVLSPDQCDALSESIRAALAAGTWSVADAALVDDLAARLGPVQEGPSEERGFYEIEEFEDLTEYGVTEVRAGRQGTRWTSSSSPRTPLDPRERLLAGHVETPGEYAHVLVDEAQDLSPMQWRMLGRRGRYSSWTVVGDAAQASWPDAAEAGRAREEAFGTQQRRLFHMDTNYRNAREIFDYAAAVVRAQVPDADIPQAVRETGVEPTDLTVSEGQWLAVATEAVEALLTEVEGSVAVVAPARQGAGLTALAELSDRVVVIDPMSTKGLEYDATVIVDPDEIAAESPGGVRVLYVALTRAAHRMTVLRPA is encoded by the coding sequence GTGACCGGTCAGGACCACCCGACCACGAAGGCGACCAGCGCCGAGGTCGCCCGCGAGATCGCCATCGAGCAGTCTCACGTCGACCTTGTCTACGCCGAGCTCGCCAAGGCGCAGACCCGCGCTGGTCTCATCGAGGCCGACGGGTTGGCCCGGGGTCGCACGGACCGCACCGGCGACGTGCGCGACGAAGAGCTCACCGGCCTCTTCGAGCGCGATGCGCTGGTGTTCAACGCCGCCCGGCGACGCTCGACCCTCGACACCCAGTACGAAGGACTCGTCTTCGGGCGCCTCGACCTCGACCACGCCCTGACCAGCGGGCAGGCCCCCTCGACCTCAGCGGCCGGCCGCGAGGTCCGCTACATCGGGCGTCTCGGCGTGCGCGACGACGACTACGAGCCGCTCGTCGTCGACTGGCGCGCGCCGGCCGCCGCCGCCTTCTACCGGGCGACTCCCGTGGAGCCCATGGGCGTCCTGCGGCGCCGGGTGCTGCGCTGCAAGGGATCCGACGTCGTCGGCGTCGAGGACGACCTCATGGTCGCCGAGGCGCCCGAGGACCTCGTGGTCGTCGGCGACGGCGCCCTGCTCGCCGCCCTCACCCGCAGCCGCGGCGCCCGGATGCGCGACATCGTCGCGACGATCCAGCGCCACCAGGACGAGGCGATCCGCGCCTCCGCCAGAGGCATCACCGAGATCACGGGCGGCCCCGGCACCGGCAAGACGGTCGTCGCGCTGCATCGGGCGGCCTACCTCCTCTACTCCGACCGGCGACGCTTCGAGTCCGGCGGGATCCTCGTCGTCGGTCCCTCCGCGGCCTACACGGCATACATCGAGCGGGTGCTGCCCTCGCTCGGTGAGGAGTCGGTGACCCTGCGCTCGCTCGGCGACGTGATCGACGGGGTCACGGCCAACCGGCTCGACACCCCCGCGGTGGCCGCCATCAAGGGTTCCGTCACGATCCGGAGGCTGCTGGCCCGGGCCGCCGCCGACGCTCCGCCGGACGCGCCCGAGCAGTTCCGCGCCTTCGTCGGCGGCCAGGCCGTGCGCGTCGACCGGCCGGCGCTCGACCGCATCCGGGCGCAGGTCCTGCGCAACCACCAACGCAACCTCGCCGCCAAGGCCGTGCAACAAGCCCTGGCCGAGGCGGCGTGGGCGAGCGTGCGCGACGGCGACCGGGCCGAGTTCATGGACCGGTTCGACGACCACCTCGAGGTCGACGCGTTCCTGCAGCGCTGGTGGCCCCAGGTCGACCCGCGCGAGGTCCTGCTGTGGCTCGCCGACGCCGAGCGCACCCGCCGCTACGGCCACGGGGTCCTGTCACCGGACCAGTGCGACGCTCTGTCGGAGTCGATCCGCGCGGCCCTGGCGGCCGGCACCTGGTCCGTCGCCGACGCCGCCCTCGTCGACGACCTCGCGGCCCGGCTCGGCCCCGTCCAGGAGGGACCCTCCGAGGAGCGCGGGTTCTACGAGATCGAGGAGTTCGAGGACCTCACCGAGTACGGCGTCACCGAGGTCCGCGCGGGCCGTCAGGGAACCCGCTGGACGTCGTCGAGCTCGCCCCGCACGCCGCTCGACCCGCGCGAGCGCCTGCTCGCGGGCCACGTCGAGACCCCCGGCGAGTACGCCCACGTCCTGGTCGACGAGGCGCAGGACCTGTCCCCCATGCAGTGGCGGATGCTGGGTCGGCGCGGCCGGTACTCGTCGTGGACCGTCGTCGGCGACGCCGCCCAGGCCTCCTGGCCGGATGCCGCGGAGGCCGGACGCGCTCGCGAGGAGGCGTTCGGCACCCAGCAGCGGCGGCTGTTCCACATGGACACCAACTACCGCAACGCCCGTGAGATCTTCGACTACGCGGCAGCGGTCGTGCGCGCCCAGGTGCCCGATGCCGACATCCCGCAGGCCGTTCGCGAGACCGGCGTCGAGCCGACCGACCTCACCGTGAGCGAGGGTCAGTGGCTGGCAGTCGCGACCGAGGCCGTCGAGGCGCTGCTCACCGAGGTCGAGGGCTCGGTCGCCGTGGTCGCTCCAGCGCGTCAGGGCGCTGGCCTGACCGCGCTGGCCGAGCTCAGCGACCGCGTCGTGGTCATCGACCCGATGTCGACCAAGGGCCTGGAGTACGACGCGACCGTCATCGTGGACCCCGACGAGATCGCCGCGGAGTCACCCGGTGGGGTACGCGTCCTCTACGTCGCGCTCACCCGCGCCGCCCACCGCATGACGGTGCTGCGCCCAGCCTGA
- a CDS encoding GNAT family N-acetyltransferase → MFTRLPDPDVFAYVSDLPLPIFSGAIAPRFAPGTELRRAGELLEALLANGQPFQWWSGALTRSVQVEELLAARGLVTEGLTPGMHADLAAVDLPDQDGPVSVEVCSTDEEWLEANRVFTEAFEIPAEFAEVFVAVWRAVPGSLQLVARVGGVPVGAAAGVALDGVMGVYNVGTLEAARRQGVGRATTAALMRMGREAGCHSAILHASELGYPVYEGLGFEHVTDISQYVWLPTAT, encoded by the coding sequence TTGTTCACCAGGCTGCCCGACCCGGACGTGTTCGCCTACGTGTCCGACCTGCCGCTGCCGATCTTCAGTGGCGCGATCGCACCGCGCTTCGCGCCGGGGACGGAGCTGCGACGGGCCGGTGAGCTGCTCGAGGCACTGCTCGCGAACGGTCAGCCGTTCCAGTGGTGGTCAGGCGCCCTGACGCGTTCGGTGCAGGTCGAGGAGCTGCTCGCGGCTCGGGGTCTGGTGACCGAGGGGCTGACCCCGGGCATGCACGCCGATCTCGCCGCAGTCGACCTCCCCGACCAGGACGGCCCGGTCAGCGTCGAGGTCTGCTCCACCGACGAGGAGTGGTTGGAGGCGAACCGGGTCTTCACGGAGGCGTTCGAGATCCCCGCCGAGTTCGCCGAGGTGTTCGTCGCGGTGTGGCGAGCCGTGCCGGGTTCGCTCCAGCTCGTGGCGAGGGTGGGTGGCGTTCCGGTCGGGGCCGCCGCCGGTGTCGCCCTCGACGGCGTCATGGGCGTCTACAACGTGGGCACCCTCGAGGCGGCCCGACGCCAGGGTGTCGGGCGCGCGACGACCGCGGCGTTGATGCGGATGGGGCGCGAGGCCGGCTGCCACAGCGCGATCCTCCACGCGAGCGAGCTGGGCTACCCGGTCTACGAAGGGCTCGGGTTCGAGCACGTCACCGACATCAGCCAGTACGTCTGGCTCCCCACCGCGACCTGA
- a CDS encoding helix-turn-helix transcriptional regulator, giving the protein MPEPEGRLPIEGVDPETEALLTRAYLAAVQHPEPSRSLLIAQGMHAEVVDRALEMLAAQGLVRLGPGGAIDVISPDISLPVLASAFERRARQARSAAHELAQVYFQARSASAVPDTGAIRILGSFDEIGPVTAEMIASGKESVRTFRSLSPRTRAIFDSPQHSHEEPTRGAGGAILTMTTVYDTQVLELEGALRVLEARERGGERFRFTTAVPFSAVIVDDTAAVVDVSAFDPAGFGSALVRSRSLVIALIALYDHLWNLGSPLHRAGRTASDRRDQTILGLLAAGATDATIARQTGVSQRTVERRVRALMDQVGAGTRFQAGVQAARRGLV; this is encoded by the coding sequence ATGCCCGAACCCGAGGGACGACTCCCCATAGAGGGCGTCGACCCCGAGACCGAGGCCCTCCTCACGCGCGCCTACCTCGCCGCCGTGCAGCACCCGGAACCATCCAGATCCCTGCTCATCGCGCAGGGGATGCACGCCGAGGTCGTGGACCGCGCCCTGGAGATGCTGGCCGCTCAGGGCCTTGTCCGGTTGGGCCCCGGCGGCGCGATCGACGTCATCTCGCCTGACATCTCCCTGCCGGTGCTCGCCTCGGCGTTCGAACGCCGGGCCCGCCAGGCCCGCTCGGCCGCGCACGAGCTCGCCCAGGTGTACTTCCAGGCCCGGAGTGCCTCGGCCGTCCCGGACACGGGCGCCATCCGGATCCTCGGCTCCTTCGACGAGATCGGGCCGGTGACCGCAGAGATGATCGCCTCCGGCAAGGAGTCCGTCCGCACCTTTCGGTCCCTGTCGCCGCGGACCCGGGCCATCTTCGACAGCCCCCAGCACAGCCACGAGGAACCCACCCGGGGCGCGGGCGGTGCCATCCTCACGATGACGACGGTCTACGACACCCAGGTCCTCGAGCTCGAGGGGGCGCTCCGGGTGCTCGAGGCGCGCGAGCGCGGCGGCGAGCGGTTCCGCTTCACCACAGCCGTGCCGTTCTCGGCGGTCATCGTCGACGACACCGCAGCGGTGGTGGACGTCAGCGCCTTCGACCCGGCGGGGTTCGGATCCGCGCTGGTCCGGTCACGCTCGCTGGTCATCGCTCTCATCGCGCTCTACGACCACCTCTGGAACCTCGGATCACCCTTGCACCGGGCGGGTCGTACGGCCTCCGACCGCCGCGACCAGACCATCCTCGGCCTGCTCGCGGCCGGGGCCACCGACGCGACCATCGCCCGGCAGACGGGGGTGTCGCAGCGCACCGTCGAGCGTCGGGTGCGCGCGCTCATGGACCAGGTGGGCGCCGGCACCCGGTTCCAGGCGGGGGTGCAGGCCGCCCGCCGCGGCCTCGTCTGA
- a CDS encoding phosphoribosylaminoimidazolesuccinocarboxamide synthase, with protein MTSSQPLELPGYARVYSGKVRDLYAPLDESGKTRDDLLLLVASDRLSAYDYVLDSPIPDKGAVLTQLSLWWFEQLADLVPNHVVSTEVPAAVAGRAVLVRRLEMLPVECVARAYLTGGGLSEYVADGHVSGVALPPGLVDGSRLPEPVFTPSTKAPLGEHDQPMPYADVERAVGAERAAQVRDLTTAILARGNEIAAERGILIADTKVEFGLAGDDVVLADEVLTPDSSRFWPADLWEPGHPQPSYDKQFVRDWLTSPASGWDRASGEAPPALPEDVVAQTRSKYVEAYERLTGRSFAS; from the coding sequence ATGACGTCCTCCCAGCCGCTTGAGCTGCCCGGCTACGCCCGCGTCTACTCCGGAAAGGTGCGCGACCTCTACGCGCCGCTCGACGAGTCCGGCAAGACCCGTGACGACCTCCTGCTGCTCGTCGCCAGCGACCGGCTGTCGGCCTACGACTACGTGCTCGACTCGCCGATCCCGGACAAGGGCGCGGTCCTGACCCAGCTGTCCCTGTGGTGGTTCGAGCAGCTGGCCGACCTCGTGCCCAACCACGTCGTCTCTACCGAGGTCCCTGCGGCGGTGGCCGGTCGCGCGGTCCTCGTGCGGCGCCTCGAGATGCTGCCGGTGGAGTGCGTGGCGCGGGCCTACCTCACCGGGGGCGGCCTGAGCGAGTACGTCGCCGACGGCCACGTGAGCGGTGTTGCGCTGCCGCCCGGGCTCGTCGACGGTTCGCGCCTGCCCGAGCCGGTCTTCACCCCCTCGACCAAGGCGCCGCTGGGTGAGCACGACCAGCCGATGCCGTATGCCGACGTGGAGCGTGCCGTGGGCGCCGAACGGGCCGCCCAGGTCCGAGACCTCACGACGGCGATCCTGGCCCGGGGCAACGAGATCGCGGCGGAGCGAGGCATCCTCATCGCCGACACCAAGGTCGAGTTCGGGCTCGCGGGGGACGACGTGGTGCTGGCCGACGAGGTGCTGACCCCCGACTCGTCGCGGTTCTGGCCGGCCGATCTCTGGGAGCCCGGGCACCCGCAGCCGTCGTACGACAAGCAGTTCGTCCGCGACTGGCTGACCTCGCCGGCGAGTGGGTGGGACCGTGCCTCTGGCGAGGCTCCGCCCGCGTTGCCCGAGGACGTCGTGGCTCAGACGCGGTCCAAGTACGTCGAGGCATACGAGCGCCTGACCGGGCGCAGCTTCGCTTCCTAG
- a CDS encoding nitroreductase/quinone reductase family protein, with protein MNPVMKAAMKAGASMMVSLYKASGGRIGGTVKGLPIILLTVPGRRTGQPHTSAVSCFEHAGGYVVAGSAGGMPQEPQWFKNLRKTPAATVQLGRRQFRVGVRELLGTERDDVWRDVVVARAPFFADYSTKGNRTIPLALLTPLAEPSLGA; from the coding sequence ATGAACCCGGTGATGAAGGCGGCCATGAAGGCCGGCGCCAGCATGATGGTGTCGCTGTACAAGGCGTCGGGAGGCCGGATCGGGGGCACGGTCAAGGGGCTGCCGATCATTCTCCTCACCGTCCCGGGCCGCAGGACCGGCCAGCCCCACACGAGCGCGGTGAGCTGCTTCGAGCATGCCGGCGGTTACGTGGTGGCCGGTTCCGCCGGAGGGATGCCCCAGGAGCCGCAATGGTTCAAGAACCTGCGGAAGACCCCTGCGGCCACGGTCCAGCTTGGCCGTCGACAGTTCCGGGTCGGGGTCCGCGAGCTGCTCGGCACCGAGCGGGACGACGTCTGGCGCGACGTCGTGGTCGCTCGCGCTCCGTTCTTCGCGGACTACAGCACCAAGGGGAATCGCACGATCCCCCTGGCGCTGCTCACCCCCCTCGCCGAACCGTCGCTCGGCGCCTAG